One segment of Candidatus Pelagibacter ubique HTCC1062 DNA contains the following:
- the mgtE gene encoding magnesium transporter: MSLIKKIKDKKVNFEFNKEYIKVVTSKIANNDAQFITNSFNEMHPADAADIIEHLGQNDRESLIKLNNFNIDPEVFIELNESVQSEIIAYLSPDTIVRLLKNLESDDAITILENVDEKDKNTILSSLPPKDRFALLESLSYPEDTAARIMQREFTAVPSNWSVGQTIDYLRENKDLPEEFLEIFIIDEDFKPIGTVPSSKVLTTSRETKMLSIMSESQLLIPVDMDKEEVGNVFENYSLNSAAVVDKSNKLVGMIMYDDVLTVLKEEAEEDALRLAGVGDEEITDGVFKKTRRRFNWLLLNLFTAFLATWVISLFGATIEQMVVLAFLMPIVASMGGNAGMQTLAVTVRTLATNDLTKNNFTQNILKEFNIGILNGIIFAIISALVVQVWFQDSLLSLIISMSMIVTMIVAGLFGILVPITLKKMDIDPAIASSVFVTTITDVIGFVSFLGVSAYFL; encoded by the coding sequence ATGTCTTTAATAAAAAAAATAAAAGATAAAAAAGTTAATTTTGAGTTTAATAAAGAGTACATAAAAGTTGTTACTTCTAAGATTGCTAATAATGATGCTCAATTTATTACTAATTCTTTTAATGAGATGCACCCAGCTGATGCGGCTGATATAATTGAACATCTTGGTCAAAATGATAGAGAAAGCTTAATTAAACTTAATAATTTCAATATAGATCCAGAAGTTTTTATTGAATTAAACGAGTCGGTGCAGTCTGAAATCATAGCTTATCTTTCACCTGATACTATTGTTAGACTTTTAAAAAATCTTGAATCTGATGATGCGATTACAATTTTAGAAAATGTTGATGAAAAAGATAAGAATACAATATTAAGCTCCTTACCTCCAAAAGATAGATTTGCTTTACTTGAAAGCTTAAGTTATCCGGAAGACACAGCTGCTAGAATAATGCAACGTGAATTCACGGCAGTTCCTAGTAATTGGTCAGTTGGTCAAACAATTGACTATTTAAGAGAAAATAAAGATTTACCTGAGGAATTTCTTGAAATTTTTATTATAGATGAAGATTTTAAACCGATTGGAACTGTTCCATCATCTAAAGTTTTAACTACTTCGAGAGAAACTAAAATGCTTTCTATTATGTCAGAATCTCAACTACTTATTCCTGTTGATATGGACAAAGAAGAAGTTGGTAACGTGTTTGAAAACTATAGCTTAAATTCAGCAGCTGTTGTTGATAAATCAAACAAGTTGGTTGGTATGATCATGTATGACGATGTTTTAACTGTATTAAAAGAAGAAGCCGAAGAAGATGCCTTAAGATTAGCTGGGGTAGGGGATGAAGAAATTACTGATGGAGTTTTTAAGAAAACTAGAAGAAGATTTAACTGGCTTTTATTAAACTTATTTACAGCATTTCTTGCAACGTGGGTTATTAGTTTATTTGGTGCAACAATCGAACAAATGGTTGTGCTTGCATTTCTTATGCCAATCGTTGCATCTATGGGTGGTAATGCTGGAATGCAAACTTTGGCTGTAACTGTAAGAACATTAGCAACAAATGACTTAACAAAAAACAATTTTACTCAAAATATTTTAAAAGAATTTAATATTGGTATTTTAAATGGTATCATATTTGCAATAATAAGTGCTTTAGTAGTTCAAGTTTGGTTTCAAGATTCTCTACTTTCTTTAATAATTTCTATGTCAATGATAGTTACGATGATTGTTGCAGGTTTATTTGGAATTTTAGTACCTATAACTTTAAAAAAAATGGATATTGATCCTGCTATTGCATCAAGTGTGTTTGTAACAACTATTACTGATGTTATAGGTTTTGTTTCATTTCTTGGTGTTAGTGCTTATTTTCTCTAA
- a CDS encoding DNA-directed RNA polymerase subunit alpha, which yields MESLNVNAKNWKALIKPAQLDVKISDDKSHAKIIAEPLEKGYGLTLGNSLRRILLSSIRGAAVTSIQIDGVLHEFTSIKGVREDVTDIVLNVKSLALKSSSETTKKLILDAKGPGEIKASDIAPVADIEILNPDLVICNLDENTHFHMEMNVGTGKGYVPAVMNKPEEPPLGLIAIDSLYSPVKKVSYSISTAREGKALDYDKLIMEVETNGSISAEDAVAYSARIFQDQLNMFVNFDEPVEVPVKEVSSEPEFNKNLLRKVDELELSVRSMNCLKNDNIIYIGDLVQKSEGEMLRTPNFGRKSLNEIKEVLTGMSLYLGMEIPNWPPENIAEMSKKLEEQI from the coding sequence ATGGAAAGTTTAAATGTAAATGCTAAAAATTGGAAAGCATTAATTAAACCAGCTCAATTAGATGTTAAAATTAGTGATGACAAATCACATGCAAAAATTATCGCAGAACCTTTAGAAAAAGGATATGGTTTAACTTTAGGTAATTCTTTAAGAAGAATTTTACTTTCATCAATCAGAGGTGCTGCTGTAACTTCAATTCAAATTGATGGTGTTTTACATGAATTTACATCTATCAAAGGTGTTAGAGAAGATGTTACTGACATAGTTTTAAACGTTAAATCATTAGCTTTAAAAAGCTCATCAGAAACTACTAAAAAACTTATTTTAGATGCTAAAGGTCCTGGAGAAATTAAAGCTTCTGACATAGCACCAGTTGCCGATATTGAAATTTTAAATCCTGATCTGGTTATTTGTAATTTAGATGAAAATACGCATTTCCATATGGAAATGAATGTTGGAACAGGTAAGGGATACGTTCCTGCAGTAATGAACAAACCAGAAGAACCACCTTTGGGATTAATTGCTATAGATTCTTTATATAGTCCAGTTAAGAAGGTTTCTTACTCTATAAGCACAGCAAGAGAAGGAAAAGCCCTTGATTATGATAAATTAATTATGGAAGTTGAAACTAATGGATCAATTTCTGCTGAAGATGCCGTTGCTTATTCTGCTAGAATTTTCCAAGATCAACTAAATATGTTTGTTAATTTTGACGAACCTGTTGAAGTACCTGTAAAAGAAGTTTCATCTGAGCCTGAATTCAATAAGAATTTATTAAGAAAAGTTGATGAACTTGAATTATCTGTGCGTTCTATGAATTGTCTTAAAAATGATAATATTATTTACATTGGAGATCTAGTTCAAAAGTCAGAAGGTGAAATGCTTAGAACACCTAACTTTGGAAGAAAATCACTTAATGAAATAAAAGAAGTTTTAACTGGTATGTCTTTATACTTAGGTATGGAGATTCCGAACTGGCCACCAGAAAATATAGCTGAAATGTCTAAAAAGTTAGAGGAGCAAATCTAA
- a CDS encoding RluA family pseudouridine synthase has product MKKSFNVDSTFNDMRIDRWIRNNLGNYPQGLIEKSLKSGKVKINNKKIKSSHKVKTGDTIDLFNFDFKETIVQKTIKFVPSEEVIKENEELIIDNNDDFIVLNKSSGISVQGGTKSKKNLVDIFARSEIFQDTKPFSVHRLDKDTSGVFIMAKHRQSAQLLTSLFRLRKVHKTYLAICHGELQKDSGEWNDDLTRYDNDREVVEKARTLYKVLDKNSICSLVEMKPITGRKHQLRKQLYAVGCPIYGDQKYKFSNTDKAINKNLMLHSYQIKFMINDKKYTYTALLPDYFKKLLKTKRLRFPNS; this is encoded by the coding sequence ATGAAAAAGTCTTTTAACGTTGATTCAACGTTTAACGATATGCGTATCGATAGATGGATACGTAATAATCTTGGCAATTACCCTCAAGGTCTAATTGAAAAAAGTTTAAAAAGTGGAAAAGTTAAAATCAATAATAAAAAAATTAAAAGCTCTCATAAAGTAAAGACCGGTGACACTATAGATTTATTCAACTTTGATTTTAAAGAAACAATTGTTCAAAAGACAATTAAATTTGTACCTTCAGAAGAAGTTATTAAAGAAAATGAAGAATTAATAATTGATAATAATGATGATTTCATTGTTCTTAATAAAAGCTCTGGTATTTCAGTTCAAGGTGGAACTAAATCTAAAAAAAATCTTGTAGATATATTTGCTCGTAGTGAAATTTTTCAGGACACTAAACCATTTTCTGTACATAGACTTGATAAAGATACGTCTGGAGTTTTTATTATGGCAAAACATAGACAATCTGCCCAGTTATTAACCTCTTTATTTAGACTTCGAAAAGTTCATAAAACTTATCTGGCCATATGTCATGGAGAGCTGCAAAAGGACTCTGGTGAGTGGAATGATGATTTAACCAGATACGATAATGATAGAGAAGTAGTTGAAAAAGCTAGAACACTTTACAAAGTGTTAGATAAAAATTCTATATGCAGTCTAGTTGAAATGAAACCAATTACAGGAAGAAAACATCAATTAAGAAAACAACTTTATGCTGTAGGATGTCCAATCTATGGGGATCAAAAATATAAATTTAGTAACACAGATAAAGCAATAAATAAAAATTTAATGCTTCATTCATATCAAATTAAATTTATGATAAATGATAAAAAATATACCTACACAGCATTATTACCAGATTATTTTAAAAAACTTTTAAAAACAAAAAGACTTAGATTTCCAAATTCTTAG
- the panC gene encoding pantoate--beta-alanine ligase, which produces MFYLLIFLLQMKLIKLKTDLIKAIELDRRLGFVPTMGSLHEGHKTLIKTSQKNCKKTLVSIFINPTQFNNKKDYKTYPKNLKQDLSYLKKLKVDYVYLPTIKQIYWKKNNEIKLNKSQKILCAKFRKGHFEGVLNVLDRFIELISPQKMFMGEKDFQQFFLVKNYIENKYNTKVHVCKTVREKNKLALSSRNSLLNKKSFINSGIIAKKLLSLKNEIKKNKKNYKKMIFYLKEELSKNFDIKIEYLECRNTHNLSTNIMNKPFKLFVAYYINNVRLIDNF; this is translated from the coding sequence ATGTTTTACTTATTAATATTCTTATTACAAATGAAATTAATAAAATTAAAAACTGATTTAATTAAGGCAATTGAGTTAGATAGAAGATTAGGTTTTGTCCCAACAATGGGTAGTTTGCACGAAGGTCACAAAACATTAATAAAAACATCACAAAAAAACTGCAAAAAAACATTAGTCAGTATTTTTATTAATCCAACTCAATTTAATAATAAAAAAGATTACAAAACATACCCAAAGAATTTAAAGCAAGATTTGAGTTACCTTAAAAAACTTAAAGTTGACTATGTATATTTGCCAACCATTAAACAAATTTATTGGAAAAAAAATAATGAAATTAAACTAAATAAATCACAAAAAATATTATGTGCAAAATTTAGAAAAGGACATTTTGAAGGTGTACTTAATGTTTTAGATCGTTTTATTGAATTAATTTCTCCACAAAAAATGTTTATGGGAGAAAAAGATTTTCAACAATTTTTCTTGGTTAAAAACTATATTGAAAATAAGTACAATACCAAAGTTCACGTATGTAAAACAGTCAGAGAAAAAAACAAACTAGCTTTATCTTCCAGAAACTCTTTATTAAATAAGAAAAGTTTTATTAATTCAGGAATAATTGCAAAAAAATTATTATCTTTAAAAAATGAAATTAAGAAAAACAAAAAAAATTACAAAAAAATGATATTTTATTTAAAGGAAGAGCTATCTAAAAATTTTGATATTAAAATTGAATATTTGGAATGTAGAAACACACATAATTTAAGCACAAATATTATGAACAAACCTTTTAAACTTTTTGTGGCCTACTATATTAATAACGTACGTTTAATTGACAATTTTTAG
- a CDS encoding UDP-glucose dehydrogenase family protein, translating into MKLCMIGTGYVGLVSGVCFSDLGNDVICVDKDLNKIENLKNGIIPIYEPGLEELLIKNYKNNRLRFSTNLKDSISKSDIIFICVGTPTKKNGNNADLSQVYNVAKEISKSIKRFKIIITKSTVPVTTGDEIEKIISKKVSKKLFSVVSNPEFLREGDAIRDFTYPDRVVIGTHNKKSNKILKNLYSPLISKGAKYVNTSRRAAELIKYASNAFLATKITFINELANLCEKINVNIEDISIGMGLDNRIGSRFLRAGPAYGGSCFPKDTKAITATANKFKTNLTVIKSVIKSNENRSSLMLKKVFEILKNKIKNKNICFLGVTFKANTDDMRDSSSLTMIPALIKKGAKINYFDPTGEKLDFKKFNNVTFSNNIKDAIKKSDLIIIHTEWNDFKNINFKKDVKNKKFSIFDMRNIYSADKMKDNKIKYFSIGN; encoded by the coding sequence ATGAAACTTTGCATGATAGGAACGGGGTATGTCGGTTTAGTTAGTGGAGTTTGTTTTTCTGATTTAGGAAATGACGTTATTTGTGTTGATAAAGATTTAAATAAAATTGAAAACTTAAAAAATGGTATTATCCCAATATATGAACCTGGTTTAGAAGAATTACTCATTAAAAATTATAAAAATAATCGTTTACGATTCTCCACAAATTTAAAAGATTCAATTTCAAAATCGGATATTATTTTTATTTGTGTTGGCACTCCCACTAAAAAAAATGGAAATAATGCTGATTTAAGCCAGGTATACAATGTTGCAAAAGAAATTAGCAAATCTATTAAAAGATTTAAAATTATTATAACTAAATCTACTGTACCTGTGACAACTGGAGACGAAATAGAAAAGATTATTTCAAAAAAAGTATCAAAAAAACTTTTTTCAGTGGTTTCAAATCCTGAATTTTTAAGAGAAGGTGATGCTATAAGAGATTTTACCTACCCTGACAGAGTAGTTATTGGGACTCACAATAAAAAATCTAATAAGATTTTAAAAAATCTTTATTCGCCATTGATATCAAAAGGTGCAAAATACGTTAATACGTCTCGAAGAGCAGCCGAATTAATAAAATATGCTTCTAATGCTTTTCTAGCAACAAAGATTACTTTTATTAATGAGCTAGCCAATTTATGTGAAAAAATTAATGTTAACATTGAAGATATCTCTATTGGTATGGGCCTTGATAATAGAATTGGCAGTCGTTTTTTAAGAGCTGGTCCTGCTTATGGTGGATCTTGTTTTCCAAAAGATACTAAGGCCATTACAGCCACTGCAAATAAATTCAAAACTAATTTAACAGTGATTAAAAGTGTTATTAAATCAAATGAAAATAGATCATCACTAATGCTAAAAAAAGTTTTCGAGATTTTAAAAAATAAAATAAAAAATAAAAATATTTGTTTCTTAGGGGTAACATTTAAAGCCAATACAGATGATATGAGAGATTCTTCAAGCCTAACAATGATCCCTGCATTAATTAAAAAAGGTGCAAAGATAAATTATTTTGATCCAACTGGAGAAAAACTAGATTTTAAAAAATTTAATAATGTTACTTTTTCAAACAACATTAAAGACGCAATTAAAAAATCAGATTTAATCATTATTCACACAGAATGGAATGATTTTAAAAATATTAATTTTAAAAAAGATGTGAAAAATAAAAAATTCTCAATTTTTGATATGAGAAATATTTACTCAGCTGATAAAATGAAAGATAATAAAATTAAATATTTTAGTATTGGAAATTAA
- a CDS encoding RidA family protein: MSYEDKIKELKLELPEARDPVGSYLASKQIGKMLFISGQISTAANGELIKGKVGKDLKTEDGYEAAKRCGLNIISQVKKACGNDLSKVKSCIKLTGFVNSTEDFTEQPKVINGASDLIVSVFGDSGMHTRAAVSTNSLPLGVSVEVDAIFELN; this comes from the coding sequence ATGTCATATGAAGATAAAATTAAAGAATTAAAGTTAGAACTGCCAGAAGCAAGAGATCCTGTTGGATCATATCTTGCATCAAAACAAATTGGTAAGATGTTATTCATCTCAGGACAAATTTCTACTGCAGCAAATGGAGAATTAATCAAAGGTAAGGTTGGTAAGGATCTAAAAACTGAAGATGGATATGAAGCAGCTAAACGTTGTGGTTTAAACATTATATCTCAAGTTAAAAAAGCTTGTGGTAATGATCTTTCAAAAGTTAAATCTTGTATAAAACTTACAGGATTTGTTAATTCAACAGAAGATTTTACAGAACAACCTAAAGTAATAAATGGTGCTTCAGATTTAATAGTTTCAGTTTTTGGAGACTCTGGAATGCATACAAGAGCAGCTGTTAGTACAAACAGTTTGCCCCTTGGTGTGTCAGTTGAGGTTGATGCTATTTTTGAATTAAATTAA
- the topA gene encoding type I DNA topoisomerase, whose protein sequence is MNLVVVESPAKAKTINKYLGDDYIVLASYGHIRDLPSKNGSVDPENNFKMEWEVDSFSKKYLKEITDAAKISSKIILATDPDREGEAIAWHVKEYLNEKKLIKDKHIERVVFNEITKKAVIHGIENPRQIEPLLVDAYMARRALDYLVGFNISPILWTKLPGSKSAGRVQSVALKLITEREHEIELFDPEEFWTLSIQFNDSNKNSILASITQLNDKKIEKFSFKNKAEIDKAMKEVKSKNFNINDISSKVVNRNPSGPFTTSTLQQVSSGRLGFGASRTMQIAQKLYQGIEIDGETIGLITYMRTDGTNLSTDAIDTFRKYIKNEFGDEYVPDNAASYSGKKAKNAQEAHEAIRPTDIMRAPDTVKKYLSPDQHKLYDLIWSRALSSQMKPAQFDRNTITITSDDNGTICKASGSVIKFDGFLKVMKDTKKDDDEDILPEMNKGPVNIESLLDEQHFTQPPPRYSEASLVKKLEELGIGRPSTYASIISVISTRGYAETINKRFHPTDRGKLISAFLEKLFSKYVDYNFTASLENQLDDITTGKEGWIKVLELFWKDFNQNVSDVKEKRTREVLDLLNDSLGSLIFERDTEGNINRQCKLCNGGSLSLKNSFRGGAFIGCSNYPDCKFTRPLSKAKAAAQSQLAEPKFIGKHENGNDMYLKNGRFGPYLQYEKIEEIKDEIIIETKKKKKTKKKKIEKEDNNLRNVSIPKGITLDSVDLDRAKFLCSLPKSLGINPENQRDIILNSGRFGPYLKCENKSARIENVEEIFSIGLNRAITLIAEAKPGRMSASIIKDLGEHPEDKKPVRVMKGQYGPYIKYKSLNATIPEEKDPLELNMEEALILIEKRKEYDKNKKVKKKKKK, encoded by the coding sequence ATGAATCTTGTAGTCGTAGAAAGTCCAGCTAAAGCAAAAACTATCAACAAATATCTTGGTGATGATTATATTGTTTTAGCGAGTTATGGTCATATTAGAGACCTTCCCTCAAAAAATGGTTCTGTTGATCCAGAAAATAATTTTAAAATGGAATGGGAAGTCGATAGTTTTTCTAAAAAATATCTTAAAGAAATTACAGATGCAGCTAAGATTTCATCAAAAATCATATTAGCAACTGACCCAGACAGAGAGGGAGAAGCAATTGCTTGGCATGTTAAAGAATATTTAAATGAAAAAAAATTAATTAAAGACAAGCATATAGAAAGAGTTGTTTTTAATGAAATTACAAAAAAAGCTGTTATTCATGGAATTGAAAACCCTCGACAAATAGAGCCATTACTTGTTGATGCCTATATGGCTAGAAGAGCCTTAGACTATTTAGTTGGCTTTAATATATCACCAATTTTGTGGACAAAGTTACCAGGTTCTAAATCTGCTGGTCGTGTTCAGTCAGTTGCCTTAAAATTAATTACAGAACGAGAACATGAAATAGAGCTTTTTGATCCTGAAGAATTTTGGACTTTAAGTATTCAATTCAACGATAGTAATAAAAATTCTATATTAGCAAGTATCACTCAATTGAATGATAAAAAAATTGAAAAATTTTCTTTTAAAAATAAAGCTGAAATTGATAAAGCAATGAAAGAGGTTAAATCTAAGAATTTCAATATAAATGACATCTCTAGCAAAGTTGTTAATAGAAACCCTTCTGGCCCTTTTACTACCTCCACATTACAGCAAGTTTCTTCTGGTAGGTTAGGATTTGGAGCGTCACGTACAATGCAAATAGCTCAAAAACTTTATCAAGGTATAGAAATTGATGGTGAAACTATTGGTCTTATCACGTATATGCGAACAGATGGCACTAACCTGTCCACAGACGCTATAGATACTTTTAGAAAATATATAAAAAATGAATTTGGTGATGAATATGTTCCAGATAACGCTGCAAGTTACTCTGGAAAAAAAGCTAAAAATGCTCAAGAAGCACATGAAGCAATTAGACCCACAGATATAATGCGAGCACCAGATACAGTTAAAAAATACCTAAGTCCAGATCAGCATAAATTATATGATTTAATTTGGAGTAGAGCCCTATCCTCTCAAATGAAACCCGCTCAATTTGATAGAAATACTATAACGATAACTTCGGATGATAATGGAACAATTTGTAAAGCTAGTGGATCTGTTATTAAATTTGATGGCTTTTTAAAAGTTATGAAAGATACTAAAAAAGATGATGATGAAGATATCCTTCCTGAAATGAACAAGGGTCCAGTTAATATAGAATCTCTATTAGATGAACAGCATTTTACACAGCCACCACCAAGATATTCAGAAGCTAGTTTGGTTAAGAAATTAGAAGAATTAGGTATTGGAAGACCTTCAACATATGCAAGTATAATATCTGTTATATCTACTAGAGGATATGCGGAAACAATTAATAAAAGATTTCACCCAACTGATCGTGGTAAATTAATTTCTGCTTTTCTTGAAAAGCTTTTCTCTAAATATGTTGACTATAATTTCACTGCAAGTTTAGAAAATCAACTTGATGATATTACTACCGGGAAGGAAGGATGGATAAAAGTTCTAGAGTTATTTTGGAAAGACTTTAATCAAAACGTATCTGACGTTAAAGAGAAAAGAACTAGGGAGGTTTTAGATCTATTAAACGATAGTCTAGGAAGTTTAATTTTTGAAAGAGATACAGAAGGAAATATTAATAGACAATGCAAGTTATGTAACGGTGGATCATTAAGTTTAAAAAATAGTTTTAGAGGTGGTGCTTTTATTGGTTGCTCAAATTATCCAGATTGTAAATTTACCAGACCCCTGTCTAAAGCAAAAGCAGCTGCTCAATCTCAATTAGCTGAACCAAAATTTATAGGTAAGCATGAAAATGGAAATGACATGTACCTTAAAAATGGAAGGTTTGGTCCCTACTTACAGTATGAAAAAATTGAGGAAATAAAAGATGAGATTATAATTGAAACAAAAAAGAAAAAAAAAACAAAAAAAAAAAAGATAGAAAAAGAAGATAATAATTTAAGAAATGTCTCAATACCTAAAGGAATTACATTAGATAGCGTTGATCTTGATAGAGCTAAATTTTTATGCTCATTACCAAAAAGTTTAGGCATTAACCCTGAAAATCAGAGAGATATAATATTAAACTCAGGAAGATTTGGCCCATATTTGAAATGTGAAAACAAATCAGCAAGGATTGAAAATGTTGAGGAGATCTTCTCAATTGGGCTTAATAGAGCAATAACTCTAATAGCAGAGGCTAAACCTGGTAGAATGTCTGCATCAATTATAAAAGATCTAGGAGAGCACCCTGAAGACAAAAAACCTGTTAGAGTAATGAAAGGACAATATGGGCCTTATATTAAATATAAATCTCTTAATGCAACAATTCCAGAGGAAAAAGACCCTTTAGAACTTAATATGGAAGAAGCTTTAATATTAATTGAGAAAAGAAAAGAATACGATAAAAATAAAAAAGTTAAAAAAAAGAAAAAGAAATGA
- the rplQ gene encoding 50S ribosomal protein L17 has protein sequence MRHGMANKKLNRTSEHRKALLKNMLNSLIKYEQITTTLPKAKFLKPQADKIITLGKKETLQTTKMLMSKLQDITSANKVKKTLSKRYEARNGGYTRIIKAGFRYGDNAPMAVIEFVDRDVEAKRVDRKKKDPAKDKTEEKKLATA, from the coding sequence ATGAGACATGGTATGGCTAATAAGAAGTTAAATAGAACTTCTGAACATAGAAAAGCTTTATTGAAGAATATGCTTAATTCTTTAATAAAATATGAGCAGATCACTACAACACTTCCAAAAGCTAAATTCTTAAAACCTCAAGCTGATAAAATCATAACTTTAGGAAAAAAAGAGACTCTTCAAACTACAAAAATGTTAATGTCTAAATTACAAGATATAACATCTGCGAATAAAGTCAAAAAAACATTGTCAAAAAGATATGAAGCAAGAAATGGTGGCTACACAAGAATCATCAAAGCTGGCTTTAGATATGGTGACAATGCACCTATGGCTGTAATTGAATTTGTAGATAGAGATGTTGAGGCAAAAAGAGTTGATAGAAAGAAAAAAGATCCAGCTAAAGATAAAACTGAAGAGAAAAAATTAGCTACTGCTTAA
- the lipB gene encoding lipoyl(octanoyl) transferase LipB yields MNIEIKKSIKPIKYEDAIKLLEERLLEINNGQKEDLIWILEHEEVYSAGTSYKEKEILNKDISLVKTNRGGKITYHGPGQLICYFVIDLKKRKKDIRKFITLIEETIIDSLSKFNIKTFGDPKNIGIWTDHKGKINKVAAIGVRVSKWIAYHGFAININNDLSKYKNIIPCGISDKGVINLKEIKDQDYKNLDEIIIETFSKNLEI; encoded by the coding sequence ATGAATATAGAGATTAAAAAGTCAATAAAACCAATAAAATATGAAGATGCAATAAAACTACTTGAAGAAAGATTATTAGAGATAAACAATGGTCAAAAAGAGGATTTAATATGGATCTTAGAACATGAAGAGGTTTATTCAGCAGGTACGAGTTACAAAGAAAAAGAAATTCTTAATAAAGATATTAGTCTAGTAAAAACAAACCGTGGAGGAAAAATTACTTATCATGGTCCAGGTCAATTGATTTGTTATTTTGTGATAGATTTAAAAAAAAGAAAAAAAGATATAAGAAAATTTATAACTTTAATTGAAGAGACGATTATTGACAGTTTATCAAAATTTAATATTAAGACATTTGGTGATCCAAAAAACATTGGTATTTGGACTGACCATAAAGGTAAAATTAATAAAGTTGCAGCAATTGGTGTAAGAGTAAGTAAGTGGATAGCATATCATGGATTTGCAATAAATATTAATAACGATCTTTCAAAATATAAAAATATTATTCCGTGTGGTATTTCAGACAAAGGCGTAATCAATCTTAAAGAAATTAAAGATCAAGACTATAAGAATTTAGATGAAATTATTATTGAAACCTTTTCTAAGAATTTGGAAATCTAA
- a CDS encoding sugar phosphate nucleotidyltransferase, producing the protein MIKQAIIPLAGLGTRLLPLTSVFAKELLPINGKPGLEYIIEECIEAGIKEIVFIISKKKLMIKKYFYNDKFYKDIIKKKNDPKIIKEYKKILKYKKMIKFVFQDKPLGTGDAVYKTKKFITDKYFLMLLPDDLIIKKNCSKSMIAVHNKFKASVMASMKVNKNDVSRWGIYNIRKKIDKNNFIINNVVEKPSIKTSPSNNAVIGRYILPKTIFSKLKSLKPGKSGEFHITDAIQALIEDDNQFIGHNFSGKYLDCGTMKGYIKSTLEISKQ; encoded by the coding sequence ATGATTAAACAAGCTATAATTCCTTTAGCTGGTCTTGGTACTAGACTACTACCACTAACAAGTGTTTTTGCTAAAGAGCTTCTACCTATTAATGGAAAACCAGGCTTAGAATATATTATCGAAGAATGTATTGAGGCTGGTATTAAGGAAATTGTATTTATTATTTCTAAAAAAAAATTGATGATAAAGAAATATTTTTATAATGATAAATTTTACAAAGATATTATCAAGAAAAAAAATGATCCAAAAATTATCAAAGAATATAAAAAAATTCTCAAATATAAAAAAATGATTAAATTTGTTTTTCAAGACAAACCATTAGGAACTGGTGATGCTGTCTACAAGACTAAAAAATTTATTACAGATAAATATTTTTTAATGTTATTACCTGATGATTTGATAATTAAAAAAAACTGCTCTAAGTCAATGATTGCCGTGCATAATAAATTTAAAGCATCAGTTATGGCAAGTATGAAGGTTAATAAAAATGATGTATCTAGGTGGGGTATCTACAACATCAGAAAAAAAATTGATAAAAATAATTTTATTATAAATAATGTTGTTGAAAAACCTTCTATAAAAACTTCACCTTCTAATAATGCTGTAATAGGAAGATATATATTACCTAAAACAATTTTTTCTAAATTAAAATCTCTTAAACCAGGTAAAAGTGGTGAATTTCATATCACTGACGCTATCCAAGCTTTAATAGAAGATGATAATCAATTTATTGGTCACAATTTTTCAGGTAAATACTTAGATTGTGGAACAATGAAAGGTTATATTAAATCAACGTTGGAGATTTCTAAACAATGA